Proteins encoded in a region of the Paramagnetospirillum magneticum AMB-1 genome:
- a CDS encoding DUF6489 family protein, whose protein sequence is MKITVDVDCTPEEARTFLGLPDVKPMQEALLKQIQDQMAANLHAMEPETMLKVWLPAGVQGMEQLQKMFWSQFSSGSRPKESKP, encoded by the coding sequence ATGAAGATTACCGTGGACGTGGATTGTACCCCAGAGGAGGCCCGGACCTTTCTCGGGCTGCCCGACGTCAAGCCCATGCAGGAAGCCCTGCTGAAGCAGATCCAGGATCAGATGGCCGCCAATCTGCACGCCATGGAACCGGAGACCATGCTGAAGGTCTGGCTGCCCGCCGGGGTCCAGGGCATGGAGCAGCTGCAGAAGATGTTCTGGTCCCAGTTCTCCTCCGGCTCGCGCCCCAAGGAGAGCAAGCCGTGA
- a CDS encoding (2Fe-2S) ferredoxin domain-containing protein: MSRLPGDPPDYFRVHVFICTNRRPDDNKRGSCAGRGSEALREHMKDAQKKLGLKDVRINSAGCLDRCGKGPVMVIYPEGIWYSFNSVADLDEILETHIVGGGRVERLMLAPNS, encoded by the coding sequence GTGAGCCGCCTGCCCGGCGATCCACCCGATTATTTCCGGGTCCATGTCTTCATCTGCACCAATCGCCGTCCCGACGACAACAAGCGCGGCTCGTGCGCCGGGCGGGGTTCCGAGGCGCTGCGCGAACACATGAAGGACGCCCAGAAGAAGCTCGGCCTCAAGGATGTACGGATCAACTCCGCCGGCTGCCTCGACCGCTGCGGCAAGGGGCCGGTGATGGTGATCTATCCCGAGGGCATCTGGTACAGCTTCAATAGCGTGGCCGACCTGGATGAAATTCTCGAGACGCATATCGTCGGGGGCGGCCGGGTCGAGCGTCTGATGCTCGCGCCCAATTCCTGA